A stretch of the Panicum virgatum strain AP13 chromosome 9N, P.virgatum_v5, whole genome shotgun sequence genome encodes the following:
- the LOC120691808 gene encoding uncharacterized protein LOC120691808, whose amino-acid sequence MALLPCIATLLLLSCSLAAATTPLGTIERVTKQRILASIPPGGGPPVLFLTSPSGKYAAYFVRTHTMPGAGGLGADFCYVEVVDSTTAGAHGVEGDEDAAAAAAASGKSVWESECRPISTVNTCSLLFSWDGLEVFDGSEEVWHGETNRDGTNFLETLELVDDGDMRIRDKDGELAWRASDEPRHAQHCGAPGSPGLGAALPPFAEPLGAHSSNLPFGQEPDGNGHSAAELPQAADLGSGAAAFGGAPGVAGPELGQGEHDAAADVGSGAAASGGATGMAGPGRGQGEHDVAAEGGTVAGFGSQPLVDNSPYDSGAWKEGRGAHIVAVGVALCVSAVLGAMGVGL is encoded by the coding sequence ATGGCGCTCCTCCCTTGCATCGCCACCCTGCTGCTCCTCTCTTGCTCCCTGGCGGCAGCGACGACGCCGCTGGGGACGATCGAGCGCGTGACCAAGCAGCGGATCCTCGCAAGCATCCCGCCGGGCGGGGGCCCGCCCGTGCTGTTCCTCACGTCGCCGTCCGGCAAGTACGCGGCCTACTTCGTGCGCACGCACACCATGCCAGGCGCCGGCGGGCTCGGCGCCGACTTCTGCTACGTCGAGGTGGTCGACAGCACCACGGCCGGCGCCCACGGCGTCGAGGGCGACgaggatgccgccgccgccgccgccgccagcgggaAGAGCGTGTGGGAGTCGGAGTGCCGGCCCATCAGCACGGTGAACACGTGCTCGCTGCTTTTCTCGTGGGACGGGCTGGAGGTGTTCGACGGCAGCGAGGAGGTGTGGCACGGCGAGACCAACAGGGACGGCACCAACTTCCTCGAGACGCTCGAGCTCGTGGATGACGGTGACATGCGCATCCGCGACAAGGACGGCGAGCTCGCGTGGCGTGCCAGCGACGAGCCGCGCCACGCGCAGCACTGCGGCGCACCGGGGTCGCCGGGGCTCGGCGCCGCGCTCCCGCCTTTCGCCGAGCCCCTCGGCGCGCACAGCAGTAACCTGCCCTTTGGCCAGGAACCCGACGGCAACGGCCACTCGGCCGCCGAGCTGCCACAAGCGGCCGACCTCGGCAGCGGAGCAGCGGCCTTCGGTGGCGCCCCGGGGGTCGCCGGCCCTGAGCTCGGCCAGGGAGAGCACGACGCGGCGGCCGACGTCGGCAGCGGAGCAGCGGCCTCTGGTGGCGCCACGGGGATGGCCGGGCCTGGGCGCGGCCAGGGAGAGCACGACGTGGCGGCCGAGGGTGGCACCGTGGCAGGATTCGGTTCGCAGCCACTTGTGGATAACAGTCCCTATGACAGTGGGGCCTGGAAAGAGGGCCGTGGGGCCCATATCGTCGCCGTTGGCGTCGCCCTGTGCGTTTCAGCCGTGCTTGGCGCCATGGGCGTCGGTCTCTAG